In Papaver somniferum cultivar HN1 unplaced genomic scaffold, ASM357369v1 unplaced-scaffold_114, whole genome shotgun sequence, a genomic segment contains:
- the LOC113328738 gene encoding pentatricopeptide repeat-containing protein At1g11290, chloroplastic-like has translation MGTLNLSLVVPSSGIHRLPSKHCLQKPFPAIQNSNFGTVVIEPDGIDLSHSPVDIFRYHNSLLSSYVKNGTLDKAHGLFEEMPHRNEVSWATIISGYTRSGDYLKVFDLLNEMWEEGLRPNEFAMGSLIKASSGLKDVCIGRQLHGWWIRSGYGIDVYVETSLVTMYANCGCLADARRVFDGVSVSCLSDGPLWNSIIAAYVLHECWNEAFELFIRMVLSGCVAPTKFTYASMISACTNAREEMYGKIVHGMVIKDGEFNDTMMGNSLVTFYAKCRMLQDANRVFESICTKSVVSWNSIIAGNEQNGEEVAAIGLFRRMIELGHSLLPNRITFLSVLSSVSKLSALNPGKEIHARLIKSFLEPETSISNSLITMYSKCKEVGKASLVFERLPFKDMVTWNSMITGFDQNEQPERCLELFKKMLSQAVKPDDHTYTAILAAVSSLPSEFRYVKLGKEIHGYILRRAVLNGVTTFTSNAILTMYAKSYQIENAEKVFKGMSEKDNYSWNAMMDGYSMNGRPEDSIKIFLDKHEKNLPFDYLTFSIVLTACGRLVSFNLGKQFHALTVKNIDGWGKIHPNHLLSVNNSLISMYSKCGSISDAALLFSRMRRRDVFSWTAMITGYAHHGMAYESLEFFDRMKQDGVKPNSITFLGLLTACSHAGLLEEGQHYFSSMNRDHNLNPSIEHYACMVDLFGRAGHFEQALEFVKSGSTHFNSVTGGCLSLWKVLLGACHAHQQLELGVSAAMKILELEPEDETTHILLSNLYSAKGMWEDAIRVRSLMREKGLKKDIGCSWLEAESKRHLFVAGDVSHPQRKEIYRKLEEVNRRCRKTGYVPMTEYALHDVDKLQKEAIVGCHSEKLAVSFALLQNGNGRKHGVIRVIKNLRICGDCHNWMKFTSSVENRDIVVRDSCRFHFFKDGICSCGDYW, from the coding sequence ATGGGAACTCTAAATCTAAGTTTAGTTGTTCCTTCTTCCGGCATTCACCGACTACCATCAAAACATTGTCTTCAAAAACCATTCCCagcaattcaaaattcaaacttTGGGACCGTAGTGATTGAACCAGATGGCATTGATTTATCACATTCTCCAGTTGATATCTTCAGATATCATAACAGTCTTTTGAGTTCATATGTGAAAAATGGTACATTGGATAAAGCACATGGGTTGTTCGAGGAAATGCCTCATAGAAATGAGGTTTCTTGGGCCACGATAATATCTGGTTATACTCGGTCTGGAGATTACTTGAAAGTATTTGATTTGTTAAATGAGATGTGGGAAGAAGGTTTGAGACCTAATGAATTTGCAATGGGGAGTCTCATTAAGGCGAGTTCGGGTTTGAAGGATGTTTGTATAGGTAGGCAGTTGCATGGGTGGTGGATACGTAGTGGGTATGGGATTGATGTTTATGTTGAAACTTCGCTCGTAACAATGTATGCTAATTGTGGGTGTTTAGCTGATGCTCGACGGGTTTTCGATGGGGTTTCTGTTTCGTGTTTAAGTGATGGTCCTTTGTGGAATTCGATTATAGCTGCTTATGTGCTTCATGAGTGTTGGAATGAGGCATTTGAATTGTTTATCCGTATGGTTTTGAGTGGATGTGTAGCACCCACGAAGTTTACTTATGCTAGTATGATTAGTGCTTGTACTAATGCGAGAGAGGAGATGTACGGGAAGATAGTGCATGGAATGGTGATCAAAGATGGAGAATTTAATGACACAATGATGGGTAATTCTCTTGTTACATTCTATGCCAAGTGTAGGATGTTGCAAGATGCAAATAGAGTTTTTGAGAGCATATGTACGAAGAGTGTTGTTTCTTGGAATTCAATCATTGCAGGGAACGAACAGAATGGGGAAGAAGTGGCTGCAATTGGTTTATTCCGTAGGATGATTGAATTAGGACATTCTTTACTACCTAATCGTATTACCTTCCTTAGTGTACTCAGTTCTGTCTCTAAACTGTCAGCTTTAAATCCTGGGAAAGAGATACATGCTCGTCTGATCAAATCTTTTCTTGAACCAGAAACAAGCATATCTAATTCCTTGATCACCATGTACTCTAAATGCAAAGAAGTGGGTAAAGCAAGTCTGGTTTTCGAGAGGTTGCCTTTCAAGGACATGGTCACTTGGAATTCAATGATCACGGGGTTTGATCAAAATGAGCAGCCAGAAAGATGTCTTGAGCTCTTCAAGAAAATGCTGTCACAAGCAGTTAAGCCGGATGATCATACTTACACTGCTATTCTTGCTGCAGTTTCATCCTTGCCGTCTGAGTTCAGGTATGTAAAACTGGGCAAGGAAATCCATGGCTATATACTGAGGAGGGCTGTACTAAATGGAGTGACTACTTTTACATCTAACGCCATACTTACCATGTATGCTAAGAGCTATCAGATCGAAAATGCAGAGAAAGTTTTTAAAGGAATGAGCGAGAAAGATAACTACTCCTGGAACGCCATGATGGATGGGTATTCCATGAATGGCCGTCCCGAAGATAGTATAAAAATCTTTCTAGATAAACACGAGAAAAACTTGCCATTTGATTATTTAACCTTTTCAATTGTTCTTACAGCTTGCGGCAGATTGGTTTCTTTCAATCTCGGAAAGCAATTTCATGCTCTTACTGTTAAAAACATAGATGGATGGGGTAAGATTCACCCGAATCATTTGTTGTCTGTCAACAACTCTTTGATATCCATGTACTCAAAATGTGGAAGTATTAGTGATGCAGCTCTACTGTTttcaagaatgagaagaagagatGTGTTTTCGTGGACAGCTATGATCACTGGTTATGCCCACCATGGAATGGCTTATGAATCACTTGAGTTCTTTGACAGGATGAAACAAGATGGCGTAAAACCGAATTCTataacatttcttggtttattaaCAGCCTGTTCTCATGCTGGTCTACTTGAAGAAGGACAACATTATTTTAGCTCCATGAACCGTGACCATAATCTGAATCCAAGCATTGAACATTATGCATGTATGGTTGATCTGTTTGGTCGAGCGGGTCATTTCGAACAAGCGCTTGAATTCGTAAAGTCTGGGTCCACTCATTTTAATTCCGTAACTGGTGGATGCTTGAGTTTATGGAAGGTGTTACTTGGGGCTTGCCATGCTCATCAACAACTTGAGCTTGGTGTCAGTGCAGCAATGAAAATTCTAGAGCTGGAACCCGAAGATGAAACAACTCATATTCTTCTATCAAATTTGTATTCAGCTAAAGGAATGTGGGAAGATGCTATAAGAGTCCGAAGTTTGATGAGGGAGAAAGGATTGAAGAAGGACATTGGATGCAGCTGGTTAGAAGCCGAAAGTAAAAGACATTTGTTTGTTGCAGGAGATGTTTCTCATCCACAAAGGAAAGAAATTTACAGGAAACTAGAGGAAGTTAACAGAAGGTGTCGAAAAACAGGTTATGTCCCAATGACAGAGTACGCGCTTCATGATGTAGATAAATTGCAGAAGGAAGCCATTGTAGGTTGTCACAGTGAAAAGCTGGCAGTTTCATTTGCGCTATTGCAGAACGGAAATGGCAGAAAACATGGTGTGATTAGGGTGATAAAAAATCTTAGAATTTGTGGGGACTGTCATAACTGGATGAAATTCACTTCTAGTGTAGAGAACAGAGATATCGTAGTCAGAGATTCGTGTCGGTttcatttcttcaaggatggGATATGTTCATGTGGAGATTATTGGTAA
- the LOC113328670 gene encoding uncharacterized protein LOC113328670, translating to MGWGNIYKRRMKVFTVAVIIYLDYKTLQQRERWSSKAKRAALWEKTHERNAKRLLSLIVELEGLWVKLGQYLSTRADVLPQAYIVLLKQLQDSLPPRPVKEVCRTIQKELGKSVDDLFSEFVETPLATASIAQVHRATLNDGRNVVVKVQHEGIKTVILEDLKNAKSIVDWIAWAEPQYDFNPMIDEWCKEAPKELDFNHEAENTRTVSKNLNYKDKRDNAAPGNAVDVFIPEVIQSSEKCLVLEYMDGIRLNDKESLDAFGVDKQKLLEEITRAYAHQIYVDGFFNGDPHPGNFLVSKEPPHRPILLDFGLTKRVSTSMKQGLAKMFLACCEGDHVALLSAFAEMGLRLRVDLPEQAMEVTNVFFRASTPASQALETIKSISDQRTKGMKVVQEKMKLNKKEASHFNPVDAFPGDAVIFMRVLNLLRGLSSIMDARIVYLDMMRPFAESVLQGTISRGPATNAEWIHDTPVLSDVEGKLRQLLIKLGHEDKILGIQVCAYKDGKVIIDTAAGMLGKYDPRPVQPDSLFPVFSVTKGVTAGLVHSLVDSGKLKLEENISTIWPVFGANGKDNIKVHHVLNHTSGLHNALANIMQENPLLLCEWDECLSRMAMSVPETEPGQQQLYHYLSFGWLCGGIIENASGMKLQEVLEEKLIHPLNIEGELYIGVPPGVESRLATLTVDLEDLKSLSDMGSRPDLPSSFQLQNLSQLVTALPMLFNSLNIRRAIIPAANGHCSARALARYYATLADGGMVPPPHSASSKNSLGSHPHIPKFPTAKKPKKKITQFREVLFLKSLTKRTDQTRSSSDGSSSSRKSSETSKDDLETTTKVDRIFSNPKVLDAFLGVGDYSNMVVPNGKFGLGFKRFSSTDGSISSFGHSGIGGSTGFCDNKHNFAIAVTLNKMSLGSVTRNLIQLVCSELNLPVPEEYSTRDEKKTDSQTPMIN from the exons ATGGGATGGGGAAACATCTACAAAAGGCGCATGAAAGTGTTCACGGTTGCCGTGATAATTTACCTGGACTATAAG ACATTGCAGCAAAGAGAGAGATGGAGTAGCAAAGCTAAAAGAGCTGCGCTGTGGGAGAAAACTCATGAGCGTAATGCGAAGCGGCTTCTTAGTTTGATTGTAGAGTTGGAAGGGTTGTGGGTGAAACTAGGTCAGTATTTATCGACACGTGCTGATGTACTTCCTCAGGCGTATATTGTTCTCCTCAAGCAGTTGCAAGATTCTCTTCCTCCGCGCCCAGTGAAAGAG GTTTGCCGAACTATTCAGAAAGAGTTGGGAAAATCTGTGGATGATCTCTTCTCAGAATTTGTTGAAACTCCTCTTGCAACAGCGTCG ATAGCACAAGTTCATCGTGCAACTCTAAACGATGGGAGGAACGTGGTTGTTAAAGTTCAGCATGAGGGCATCAAGACAGTCATACTAGAG GACTTGAAGAATGCAAAGTCGATAGTTGATTGGATAGCATGGGCAGAACCACAATATGACTTCAACCCGATGATCGATGAGTGGTGCAAAGAAGCACCCAAAGAACTGGACTTTAATCATGAAGCTG AGAACACGAGAACTGTCTCAAAGAACCTTAACTACAAAGACAAGCGGGATAATGCTGCCCCTGGGAATGCCGTCGATGTCTTTATTCCAGAAGTGATTCAG TCATCGGAGAAGTGCCTTGTTTTAGAATACATGGATGGAATTCGTTTAAATGACAAAGAATCATTGGATGCTTTTGGTGTTGACAAACAAAAGCTCCTTGAAGAAATTACCCGTGCGTATGCCCACCAAATATATGTGGATGGATTTTTTAACGGTGATCCCCATCCTG GTAATTTTCTTGTGAGCAAGGAACCCCCACATCGTCCAATTTTGCTAGACTTTGGTCTTACAAAGAGAGTGTCAACCTCTATGAAGCAAGGACTTGCGAAGATGTTCCTGGCATGTTGTGAG GGGGATCATGTGGCACTTTTGTCGGCTTTTGCTGAGATGGGACTTAGGTTGCGGGTAGACCTTCCTGAGCAGGCTATGGAGGTAACAAATGTGTTCTTCCGTGCTTCTACACCAGCAAGTCAAGCCCTT GAAACCATAAAATCTATATCAGACCAAAGAACAAAAGGTATGAAGGTCGTCCAGGAAAAGATGAAACTCAACAAGAAGGAAGCATCACACTTCAACCCT GTTGATGCTTTTCCAGGTGACGCTGTGATATTTATGCGGGTTCTAAATCTTCTTCGAG GGCTTTCATCAATAATGGATGCTCGCATTGTGTACTTGGATATGATGAGGCCTTTTGCAGAATCTGTTCTTCAAGG AACTATTAGTAGAGGGCCAGCAACAAATGCAGAGTGGATCCATGACACACCTGTTCTCTCTGATGTCGAAGGAAAACTGAGGCAGCTCCTCATTAAGCTAGGGCATGAGGATAAAATACTTGGAATTCAG GTGTGTGCCTACAAAGATGGGAAAGTTATTATAGATACTGCTGCTGGCATGCTTGGAAAGTACGATCCTCGTCCTGTTCAGCCTGATAGCCTGTTTCCAGTTTTCTCGGTAACAAAAGGGGTCACAGCAGGATTGGTACATTCACTCGTTGATAGCGG AAAGCTTAAGCTTGAAGAAAATATTTCAACTATCTGGCCAGTATTTGGAGCAAATGGGAAAGACAACATAAAG GTTCATCATGTGCTCAACCACACCTCTGGTCTGCACAATGCATTAGCTAACATTATGCAAGAGAATCCTCTGTTACTGTGTGAATGGGACGAATGTTTGAGTCGTATGGCTATGTCGGTTCCCGAGACTGAACCTGGTCAACAACAGCTGTATCATTATTTATCCTTTGGCTGGCTTTGTGGTGGAATTATCGAG AATGCATCTGGGATGAAATTACAAGAAGTTTTGGAGGAAAAGCTCATACATCCACTCAACATTGAAGGGGAGCTGTATATTGGTGTTCCTCCAG GTGTGGAATCCCGACTAGCAACATTGACGGTTGATTTGGAAGATCTTAAATCTTTGTCGGATATGGGCAGTCGACCTGATTTGCCGTCAAGTTTCCAGCTACAGAACCTGTCTCAGCTGGTGACAGCCCTTCCAATGTTGTTCAACTCACTTAATATTCGTCGTGCCATCATCCCTGCAGCCAATGGGCATTGCTCAGCTAGAGCGTTAGCACGTTATTATGCAACTCTTGCAGATGGTGGCATGGTACCGCCACCACACTCAGCTTCATCCAAAAATTCACTGGGTAGTCACCCGCATATACCCAAATTCCCTACAGCAAAAAAGCCGAAAAAGAAAATTACCCAATTTAGAGAGGTATTATTTTTGAAAAGCCTGACTAAGAGAACAGATCAAACTCGTAGCTCTAGTGACGGTAGTAGTAGCAGTCGTAAAAGCAGTGAGACTTCAAAAGATGATCTCGAAACTACAACCAAAGTTGACAGAATATTCAGTAACCCAAAGGTTCTCGATGCATTCTTAGGTGTGGGTGATTATAGCAATATGGTTGTACCCAACGGGAAGTTCGGATTGGGGTTTAAAAGGTTCAGTTCAACAGATGGATCCATCAGCAGTTTTGGTCATTCAGGTATTGGTGGATCTACAGGTTTTTGTGATAATAAACACAATTTTGCTATAGCTGTTACCCTAAACAAGATGTCACTTGGGAGTGTGACTAGAAACCTAATTCAGTTGGTTTGTTCAGAGCTAAATTTGCCGGTACCTGAAGAGTATTCCACACGCGATGAGAAAAAAACGGATTCGCAGACTCCAATGATAAATTAG